A part of Synechococcales cyanobacterium T60_A2020_003 genomic DNA contains:
- a CDS encoding YraN family protein codes for MNRANSRRSPKRNSAIAAQAGILGEHLVRDWLLQQHWQILHQRWRCRWGELDLIAHQGQNTLAFVEVKVRGQGNWDRDGLLAMTTQKQIKLCKAAQLFLSEHPDHANNFCRFDVALVSWMPKLDRTAISPSPEDIVLGQPVPYESCSLTLEQYIAGAFDAFTV; via the coding sequence ATGAATAGGGCAAACTCACGGCGATCGCCCAAGCGGAATAGTGCGATCGCCGCTCAAGCCGGAATCCTGGGTGAACATCTAGTGCGAGATTGGCTCCTGCAACAGCACTGGCAAATCCTGCATCAGCGTTGGCGTTGCCGCTGGGGGGAACTGGATCTGATCGCCCATCAGGGGCAAAACACCCTAGCCTTCGTAGAGGTAAAAGTGCGGGGTCAGGGAAATTGGGATCGCGATGGCCTATTGGCAATGACGACCCAAAAACAGATCAAGCTTTGCAAGGCAGCGCAGCTCTTTTTATCCGAACATCCAGACCATGCAAACAACTTCTGTCGTTTTGACGTAGCCCTTGTGTCGTGGATGCCAAAGCTAGACAGGACAGCCATTTCTCCATCTCCTGAAGATATTGTTCTAGGCCAACCTGTTCCCTACGAGTCCTGCTCTCTCACGCTAGAGCAATACATTGCGGGAGCGTTTGATGCTTTCACGGTATAG
- a CDS encoding single-stranded DNA-binding protein — MSINVVNLVGRAGRDPDVKYFESGNVVCNLTLAVNRRRRDSDEPDWFSLEIWGKIAEVAANYVRKGSLIGVTGALKFDHWQDRATGVDRSKPVIRVDRLELLGSKRDQDASMGSQPYDDEF; from the coding sequence ATGAGCATCAATGTCGTCAATCTAGTCGGTCGGGCTGGACGCGATCCAGACGTGAAGTATTTCGAGAGTGGCAACGTTGTTTGCAATTTGACCTTGGCTGTCAATCGGCGGCGACGTGACTCAGATGAGCCGGATTGGTTCAGTTTGGAGATTTGGGGCAAAATCGCCGAAGTTGCGGCCAACTATGTGCGTAAGGGCAGCCTGATCGGCGTGACAGGCGCTTTGAAATTTGATCATTGGCAGGATCGGGCTACGGGTGTGGATCGCTCTAAGCCCGTAATTCGAGTTGATCGGCTGGAGTTATTAGGGTCTAAGCGCGATCAGGATGCCAGCATGGGTAGTCAACCTTACGACGACGAATTTTAG
- a CDS encoding rod shape-determining protein, with the protein MGIDLGTANTLVYVSGKGIVLQEPSVVAIDQNEKIPLAVGEDAKKMLGRTPGNVVALRPLRDGVIADFETAELMLKHFIRRVHEGRTLVSPRIVIGIPSGVTGVERRAVMEAASQAGARDVYLIDEPVAAAIGAGLPVAEPTGNMIIDIGGGTTEVAVLSLQGTVLSESVRVAGDELSDSITQYMKKVHNLVIGERTAEEIKITIGSAYPAEDDNEIVMDVRGLHLLSGLPRTVTVKSPEIREAMAEPLLVIVEAVKRTLERTPPELAADIIDRGIMLAGGGALLKGLDTLISHETGIVVHIAADPLSCVVLGTGRVLENFKQLERVFSGRSRSF; encoded by the coding sequence ATGGGTATCGATCTAGGTACCGCAAACACCTTGGTTTACGTCTCCGGCAAAGGGATCGTACTGCAAGAACCATCGGTGGTGGCCATAGATCAAAATGAGAAGATTCCGCTTGCGGTTGGAGAAGATGCCAAGAAAATGCTAGGCCGTACCCCTGGCAACGTCGTAGCCCTGCGTCCGCTCCGTGATGGCGTCATTGCAGATTTTGAAACCGCTGAACTGATGCTTAAGCACTTCATTCGGCGGGTCCACGAGGGGCGTACTCTAGTTTCACCTCGGATTGTGATTGGCATTCCTAGCGGTGTTACAGGTGTGGAGCGGCGTGCGGTGATGGAAGCGGCATCCCAGGCTGGAGCACGCGATGTTTACCTCATCGACGAGCCTGTGGCCGCAGCAATTGGGGCGGGGCTTCCAGTAGCGGAACCCACTGGAAATATGATTATTGATATTGGCGGTGGAACCACCGAGGTTGCCGTCCTCAGTTTGCAAGGAACTGTACTGAGCGAGTCTGTGCGCGTCGCTGGGGATGAGCTAAGTGACTCCATCACCCAGTACATGAAGAAAGTGCATAACCTCGTGATTGGTGAGCGCACTGCCGAAGAAATCAAGATCACGATTGGGTCTGCCTATCCGGCAGAAGACGACAACGAAATTGTAATGGATGTGCGAGGGTTGCACCTCTTATCCGGATTGCCTAGAACCGTAACGGTTAAGAGTCCAGAAATTCGAGAAGCAATGGCCGAGCCACTGCTCGTCATTGTCGAGGCAGTTAAGCGCACTCTAGAGCGAACACCTCCTGAACTTGCTGCAGACATTATTGATCGCGGCATTATGTTGGCGGGTGGTGGCGCACTGCTCAAGGGCTTGGATACCCTGATTAGCCATGAAACTGGCATTGTTGTACACATTGCGGCTGATCCGTTAAGTTGTGTTGTGTTGGGGACAGGGCGTGTTCTAGAGAACTTTAAACAGCTAGAGCGGGTCTTCAGCGGTCGTTCACGAAGTTTTTAA